A genomic segment from Phragmites australis chromosome 6, lpPhrAust1.1, whole genome shotgun sequence encodes:
- the LOC133921045 gene encoding probable alpha,alpha-trehalose-phosphate synthase [UDP-forming] 9, translated as MPSLSCHNLLDLAAADEVPLPSPTPLRLLRVMSVASPTSPTSPSPPAPPRRVIVSHRLPLRAAPDPASPFGFSFSVDAGTVAYQLRSGLPANATVLHIGTLPPAATEAASDELSNYLVANFSCLPVYLPSDLHRRFYHGFCKHYLWPLLHYLLPLTPSSLGGLPFDRTLYHSFLSANRAFADRITEVLTPDEDLVWIHDYHLLALPTFLRKRFPRAKVGFFLHSPFPSSEIFRTIPVREDLVRALLNADLVGFHTFDYARHFMSACSRLLGLDYQSKRGYIGIEYYGRTVTVKILPVGIDMGQLRSVVSAPETGEVVRQVAEAYKGRRLMVGVDDVDLFKGIGLKFLAMEQLLVEHPELRGRAVLVQIANPARSEGRDVQGVQDEARAISARVNARFGSPGYTPVVLINRPVTAHEKAAYYAAAECCVVNAVRDGLNRIPYTYTVCRQEGDDAPKRSVIVLSEFVGCSPSLSGAIRVNPWSVESVAEAMNAALQMSVAEQRLRHEKHYRYVSSHDVAYWARSFDQDLQRACKDHFSRRHWGIGFGMSFKVVALGPNFRRLSVEHIVPSYRRTDSRLILLDYDGTVMPENSIDKTPSSEIISVLNLLCEDPKNRVFIVSGRGKDELSKWFAPCEKLGIAAEHGYFTRWSRDAPWDTLGLAADFDWKKTAEPVMQLYTEATDGSYIEQKESAIVWHHHDADPDFGSCQAKELLDHLENVLANEPVVVKRGQHIVEVNPQGISKGVAAESLMSSMIKTGKPPDFVLCIGDDRSDEDMFESIVCPSNSSVKLPATSEVFACTVGKKPSMAKYYLDDTVDVIKMLQGLANAPSQRPRPAVQLRVSFEGSL; from the exons ATGCCTTCTCTCTCCTGCCACAACCTCCTCGACCTCGCTGCGGCCGACGAGGTGCCCCTGCCGTCGCCGACGCCGCTCCGCCTCCTGCGCGTCATGTCCGTCGCGTCCCCCACCTCGCCCACCTCTCCGTCACCGCCCGCCCCGCCGCGCCgtgtgatcgtctcccaccggCTCCCGCTCCGCGCGGCGCCCGACCCAGCATCGCCGTTCGGGTTCTCATTCTCCGTCGACGCCGGCACTGTCGCCTACCAGCTCCGCTCGGGGTTGCCTGCCAACGCTACGGTCCTCCACATCGGCACCCTCCCTCCTGCCGCCACCGAGGCGGCCTCCGATGAGCTCTCCAACTACCTGGTGGCGAATTTCTCGTGCCTGCCGGTGTACCTGCCCAGCGACCTCCACCGCCGGTTCTACCATGGCTTCTGCAAGCACTATCTGTGGCCGCTCCTCCACTACCTCCTCCCGCTCACGCCGTCGTCTCTCGGCGGCCTCCCGTTCGACCGCACTCTCTACCACTCGTTCCTCTCGGCGAACAGGGCCTTCGCCGACCGCATCACGGAGGTGCTCACCCCCGACGAGGACCTCGTCTGGATCCACGACTACCACCTCCTCGCGCTCCCCACCTTCCTCCGCAAGCGCTTCCCGCGCGCCAAGGTTGGGTTCTTCCTCCACTCGCCGTTCCCCTCCTCGGAGATCTTCCGCACCATACCCGTCCGGGAGGACCTCGTCCGCGCCCTCCTCAACGCTGACCTCGTCGGCTTCCACACCTTCGACTACGCGCGGCACTTCATGTCCGCGTGCTCGCGATTGCTCGGCCTCGATTACCAATCTAAGCGCGGTTACATCGGCATCGAGTACTACGGCCGCACGGTGACGGTCAAGATTCTGCCCGTTGGGATCGACATGGGACAGCTGAGATCGGTGGTCTCGGCGCCGGAGACGGGGGAGGTGGTGCGGCAGGTGGCGGAGGCGTACAAGGGGCGGCGCCTGATGGTGGGCGTCGACGACGTCGATCTGTTCAAGGGCATTGGGCTCAAATTCCTGGCGATGGAGCAACTGCTCGTCGAGCACCCGGAGCTCCGCGGCCGCGCCGTGCTCGTGCAGATCGCCAACCCGGCGCGCAGCGAGGGGCGCGACGTGCAGGGCGTTCAGGACGAGGCCCGGGCCATCAGCGCCCGGGTCAATGCGCGGTTCGGCTCCCCCGGGTACACGCCGGTCGTGCTGATCAACCGCCCGGTTACGGCGCACGAGAAGGCGGCGTACTACGCGGCCGCCGAGTGCTGCGTGGTTAACGCCGTGCGCGATGGGCTCAACCGGATACCGTACACCTACACGGTGTGCCGGCAGGAGGGGGACGACGCGCCCAAGCGGAGCGTCATCGTGCTGTCGGAGTTCGTCGGGTGCTCCCCGTCGCTCAGCGGGGCCATCCGCGTCAACCCGTGGAGCGTGGAGTCCGTCGCGGAGGCCATGAACGCCGCGCTGCAGATGTCCGTGGCTGAGCAGCGGCTGCGGCACGAGAAGCACTACAGGTACGTGAGCTCCCACGACGTGGCTTACTGGGCGCGGTCGTTCGACCAGGACCTGCAGCGAGCCTGCAAGGACCATTTCTCGAGGCGGCATTGGGGTATCGGGTTCGGCATGAGCTTCAAGGTGGTGGCGCTTGGCCCGAATTTCCGGCGGCTCTCCGTCGAGCACATTGTGCCGTCCTACCGGAGGACGGACAGTCGACTCATCCTCTTGGACTATGACGGCACCGTGATGCCGGAGAATTCGATCGATAAGACGCCCAGCAGTGAGATCATTTCCGTCTTGAATCTTCTCTGTGAAGACCCCAAGAACAGGGTGTTCATTGTGAGCGGGAGAGGGAAGGACGAACTGAGCAAGTGGTTCGCGCCGTGCGAGAAGCTGGGGATCGCCGCCGAGCACGGTTACTTCACCAG GTGGAGCAGGGACGCGCCATGGGATACCTTAGGGTTGGCTGCAGATTTCGACTGGAAGAAGACCGCTGAGCCAGTTATGCAGCTGTACACAGAGGCGACAGATGGCTCCTACATCGAGCAGAAGGAGAGCGCTATAGTTTGGCATCACCATGACGCGGATCCGGACTTCGGCTCATGCCAGGCGAAGGAGCTGCTCGACCATCTCGAAAACGTGCTTGCCAACGAACCCGTGGTTGTGAAGAGGGGCCAGCACATCGTCGAAGTTAATCCTCAG GGCATAAGCAAAGGAGTGGCTGCGGAGAGCCTTATGTCGTCCATGATCAAAACCGGCAAGCCGCCGGATTTCGTGCTGTGCATTGGCGACGACCGGTCCGACGAGGACATGTTCGAGAGCATCGTGTGTCCGTCGAACAGCAGCGTTAAGCTCCCGGCGACCAGCGAGGTGTTCGCCTGCACGGTCGGCAAGAAGCCGAGCATGGCTAAGTACTACCTCGACGACACCGTGGATGTGATCAAGATGCTGCAGGGCCTGGCCAATGCGCCGTCGCAGCGGCCGAGGCCGGCGGTGCAGCTCCGGGTCTCGTTCGAAGGTTCACTGTGA
- the LOC133921046 gene encoding protein CYPRO4-like, whose translation MGGSHSREDLDLTSSDEEEDYEEDYDARSPISEPAASAGQRDDDLLRGATPSSLEALDTKLRSLDLKYQRPTAAKLYLHVGGASPSARWVPAERRATYDFVDKAGASDDASSPRWVLEVGPGQRVSAPVGPALQLMTNPAQRRADFTAGGSVWALRLPSDAEFRRFREEYERCLFENTYGVEATDEGRKEVFGTDFAAWARPGEADDAVWTDAEDSLTPPATAPARDLLEEFEEETGDGCSIQSLALGALDNSFLVGGSGIQVVKNFPHGVHGKGVSVRISGGRSDSGSAYSTPKKSLLMRGETNMLLMSPGEAGTLHSNGVHHVDIETGKVVAEWRFEKDGADITMRDIANDSKGAQLEPSGSTFLGLDDNRLCRWDMRDARGRVQTISSSSVSPVLHWSQGHQFSRGTNFQCFASTGDGSIVVGSVDGKIRLYSKSSMRMAKTAFPGLGSPITHVDVTYDGKWILGTTDTYLILICTMFKDKDGKENTGFSGRMGNRIAAPRLLKLTPLDSILAGTDNKLHGGQFSWVTENGKQEKHLVATVGKFSVVWNFQQVKDGNHDCYRDQQGLKSCYCYKVVLKAESIVDSRFMHENFATDGSPEAPLVVATPMKISSFSIANRR comes from the exons ATGGGCGGCTCCCACAGCCGCGAGGACCTCGACCTCACCTCCTCCGACGAAGAGGAGGACTACGAGGAGGACTACGACGCCCGATCCCCCATCTCCGAGCCTGCTGCGAGCGCGGGCCAGCGCGACGACGACCTCCTCCGCGGCGCCACCCCTTCTTCGCTCGAGGCCCTCGACACCAAGCTGAGGTCGCTCGATCTCAAGTACCAGCGCCCGACCGCCGCCAAGCTCTACCTCCACGTCGGCGGCGCCTCGCCCTCCGCGCGCTGGGTGCCCGCCGAGCGCCGCGCGACTTACGACTTCGTCGACAAGGCGGGTGCTAGCGACGACGCCTCCTCCCCGAGGTGGGTCCTGGAGGTTGGCCCGGGACAGCGGGTCTCCGCCCCCGTGGGGCCGGCGCTCCAGCTGATGACGAACCCCGCGCAGCGCCGGGCGGATTTCACCGCGGGCGGCTCCGTCTGGGCGTTGCGGCTACCTTCGGACGCAGAATTCCGCCGGTTCAGGGAGGAGTACGAGCGTTGCCTCTTCGAGAACACGTACGGGGTCGAGGCCACTGACGAGGGCCGGAAGGAGGTGTTCGGCACCGACTTCGCCGCGTGGGCGCGCCCCGGTGAGGCCGATGACGCCGTCTGGACCGACGCCGAGGACAGCCTCACCCCTCCCGCCACCGCCCCGGCAAGGgacctgcttgaggagttcgagGAGGAGACCGGCGACGGCTGCAGCATCCAGAGCCTCGCTCTTGGCGCGCTCGACAACAGTTTCCTGGTTGGCGGCTCCGGGATACAGGTTGTCAAGAACTTCCCGCACGGCGTGCATGGGAAGGGCGTGTCCGTGAGGATCTCGGGTGGCCGCAGCGACAGCGGGAGTGCATACTCGACCCCAAAGAAGTCACTACTGATGCGCGGGGAAACTAACATGCTGCTGATGAGCCCTGGAGAAGCTGGCACACTGCATTCCAATGGCGTCCACCATGTTGATATTGAGACTGGGAAGGTTGTCGCTGAGTGGCGGTTTGAGAAGGATGGGGCTGACATCACAATGCGAGACATTGCCAACGACAGTAAGGGTGCACAGCTGGAGCCATCTGGATCAACATTCTTGGGGCTGGATGACAACCGGCTGTGCAGGTGGGATATGAGGGACGCCAGAGGGAGGGTGCAGACGATCAGTAGCTCCTCAGTGTCGCCGGTGCTGCACTGGTCACAGGGCCACCAGTTCTCACGGGGCACCAACTTCCAGTGTTTTGCAAGTACTGGGGACGGTTCCATTGTTGTCGGTTCTGTGGATGGCAAAATTAGACTATATTCTAAGAGTTCAATGAGGATGGCAAAGACGGCGTTCCCAGGGCTTGGATCACCAATTACGCACGTGGATGTTACTTATGATGGGAAGTGGATTTTGGGCACAACTGACACATACTTGATCTTGATCTGCACCATGTTTAAGGACAAGGATGGAAAAGAAAATACTGGGTTTAGTGGGCGTATGGGAAATAGGATCGCTGCCCCGAGGTTGCTGAAACTCACTCCACTGGATTCAATTCTGGCGGGCACCGACAACAAATTGCATGGTGGACAGTTCTCATGG GTGACAGAGAATGGAAAGCAGGAAAAGCATCTTGTTGCGACAGTCGGCAAATTCAGTGTCGTATGGAACTTTCAGCAAGTCAAGGACGGCAACCATGACTGCTACCGTGATCAGCAGGGCCTCAAGAGCTGCTACTGCTACAAGGTTGTCCTCAAGGCTGAATCCATTGTCGACAGCCGCTTCATGCACGAGAACTTTGCAACCGATGGCTCCCCCGAGGCTCCTCTCGTGGTCGCGACACCAATGAAAATCAGCTCGTTCAGTATAGCAAACAGACGCTAA
- the LOC133921047 gene encoding serine/arginine-rich splicing factor RSZ21, whose translation MARVYVGNLDARVTSGELEDEFRVFGVLRSVWVARKPPGFAFIDFDDKRDAEDAIRDLDGKNGWRVELSRSTSGRSGRDRYGGSESKCYECGEAGHFARECRMRIGSGGLGSGRRRSRSRSRSRSPRYRRSPSYSRRSYSPRNRSPRRRSVSPARGRSYSRSP comes from the exons ATGGCCCGCGTGTATGTCGGCAACTTGGATGCCCGAGTGACTTCTGGGGAACTTGAAGACGAATTCCGCGTGTTTGGAGTTCTGCGAAG TGTCTGGGTCGCGCGGAAACCACCTGGTTTTGCATTTATTGATTTTGATGACAAGAGGGATGCGGAGGATGCAATTCGTGATCTAGATG GCAAAAATGGATGGAGAGTTGAGCTATCTCGCAGTACCAGTGGTCGCAGTGGTCGTGATCGGTATGGTGGGTCTGAGTCGAAGTGCTACGAGTGTGGTGAGGCTGGGCACTTTGCGCGTGAATGTCGTATGCGGATTGGTTCTGGAGGTTTAGGCAGTGGGAGACGTCGCAGTAGGAGCAgaagccgcagccgcagccccAGATACCGCAGGAGTCCGAGCTATAGTAGAAG AAGTTATAGCCCTCGTAATCGCTCTCCAAGGCGCCGTAGTGTTTCGCCAGCTCGTGGACGCAGCTATAGCAGGTCACCATAG
- the LOC133921048 gene encoding cyclic nucleotide-gated ion channel 17-like has translation MMFAAWWSSSARLFSRIFRGSTEPPGPSPLMPAMPLHQKQAGLAASKHGVASSKKYRAFVAGDEQWFNKIFDPSSDFILTWNRVFLCSCFVALFIDPLYFYVPKINYASPSSCVGTDIRFAIGVTFLRSVADLLYVLHVIIKFRTAYINPSSTLRVFGRGDLVIDPKEIAWKYLRSDFAVDVAAALPLPQIIVWFVIPAIKYSTSEHNNNILVLIVLAQYFPRLYLIFPLTYEIVKATGVVAKTAWEGAAYNMLLYMIASHVLGALWYLLSVDRQTACWKKSCRNETGCDIKFLDCDVTPNLNWATTTDVFSNCNASDNTISFDFGMFQPALSNQAPAQSFAMKYFYSLWWGLQNLSCYGQTLTVSTYIGETLYCIFLAVLGLILFAHLIGNVQTYLQSITVRVEEWRLKQRDTEEWMRHRQLPNELRERVRRFIQYKWLATRGVNEESILQALPADLRRDIKRHLCLGLVRRVPFFSQMDNQLLDAICERLVSALCTKGTYIVREGDPVTEMLFIIRGKLESSTTNGGRTGFFNSITLKPGDFCGEELLGWALVPKPTTNLPSSTRTVKALIEVEAFALQAEDLKFVANQFRRLHSKKLQHTFRYYSHHWRTWASCFIQAAWWRHKRRKMAKDLSMRESFNSVRLDELGYEDDSPPRNSLALKFIARTRKGPQNMKELPKLRKPHEPDFSAEPDD, from the exons ATGATGTTTGCTGCGTGGTGGAGCAGTAGCGCTAGATTATTCTCCAGAATTTTTCGGGGATCGACTGAGCCCCCAGGGCCATCGCCCCTCATGCCAGCCATGCCACTCCACCAGAAGCAGGCGGGGCTCGCGGCTAGCAAGCATGGCGTGGCGAGCTCGAAGAAGTACAGGGCTTTTGTAGCGGGAGATGAACAGTGGTTCAACAAGATTTTTGATCCGTCAAGCGACTTCATCCTGACATGGAACCGCGTCTTCCTCTGCTCCTGCTTCGTCGCGCTATTTATAGACCCTCTCTACTTCTATGTGCCCAAGATCAACTATGCCAGCCCCAGTTCCTGTGTTGGGACAGACATACGTTTCGCCATCGGTGTTACATTCCTCCGATCAGTTGCCGATTTATTATATGTCTTGCACGTCATAATAAAGTTCAGAACAGCGTATATCAATCCGAGCTCGACTCTGAGGGTGTTTGGAAGAGGAGATCTTGTCATAGATCCCAAGGAAATCGCATGGAAATACTTGAGATCTGACTTTGCAGTTGATGTGGCGGCTGCATTGCCTTTGCCGCAG ATCATTGTCTGGTTTGTGATACCAGCTATAAAGTATTCCACTTCTGAGCATAACAATAACATTCTGGTGCTCATAGTTCTTGCTCAGTATTTCCCAAGATTATATCTCATATTCCCCTTAACTTATGAAATTGTCAAAGCTACTGGAGTTGTTGCAAAGACTGCTTGGGAAGGAGCTGCGTACAACATGCTGCTCTATATGATAGCTAGTCAT GTACTAGGTGCACTATGGTATTTGCTATCTGTTGATCGCCAGACAGCCTGCTGGAAGAAGAGTTGCAGGAATGAAACTGGCTGTGATATTAAGTTCCTAGACTGTGATGTAACACCAAATCTTAATTGGGCAACTACAACTGATGTCTTCAGTAACTGTAATGCTAGTGATAACACCATCAGTTTTGATTTTGGCATGTTCCAGCCTGCATTGTCAAATCAAGCCCCTGCTCAAAGTTTCGCGATGAAGTATTTCTACTCCCTATGGTGGGGATTGCAGAATCTAAG CTGCTATGGCCAGACTCTTACTGTGAGTACCTATATTGGTGAGACGCTCTATTGTATATTCTTGGCAGTACTTGGTCTCATCTTGTTTGCTCATTTGATTGGAAATGTGCAG aCCTATCTGCAATCTATCACCGTGAGGGTTGAGGAATGGAGATTAAAGCAAAGAGATACTGAGGAGTGGATGAGACATCGTCAACTTCCTAATGAACTGCGGGAACGAGTGAGACGATTTATTCAGTACAAGTGGCTAGCGACTCGAGGTGTGAATGAAGAGTCTATATTGCAGGCTCTACCTGCAGATCTTCGGCGTGACATTAAGCGCCACCTTTGCTTGGGTCTTGTTCGCCGG GTTCCATTTTTCTCCCAGATGGACAACCAACTTCTTGATGCCATCTGTGAGCGTCTTGTATCAGCACTGTGCACGAAGGGCACATACATTGTCCGTGAGGGTGATCCTGTGACTGAGATGCTCTTCATCATTCGTGGGAAACTGGAAAGTTCCACAACAAATGGTGGTCGCACTGGcttcttcaattcaattacCCTGAAACCTGGTGATTTCTGCGGCGAGGAACTTCTTGGATGGGCTCTTGTCCCCAAACCTACTACCAACTTGCCATCATCCACTCGGACAGTGAAGGCACTCATAGAGGTGGAGGCCTTTGCACTCCAGGCTGAGGATCTCAAGTTTGTCGCCAATCAGTTCAGGCGGCTGCACAGCAAGAAGTTGCAGCACACTTTCCGGTACTACTCGCATCACTGGAGAACTTGGGCCTCATGCTTCATCCAAGCTGCTTGGTGGCGGCacaagaggaggaagatggcAAAGGACTTGAGTATGAGGGAGTCATTCAATTCTGTTAGATTAGATGAGTTGGGTTACGAAGATGACTCTCCACCCAGGAATAGTCTCGCTCTAAAATTTATAGCTAGGACTAGGAAAGGGCCTCAGAACATGAAAGAATTGCCTAAGCTTAGGAAGCCACACGAGCCGGATTTCTCAGCTGAACCTGATGACTGA